From a region of the Pecten maximus chromosome 18, xPecMax1.1, whole genome shotgun sequence genome:
- the LOC117316083 gene encoding 33 kDa inner dynein arm light chain, axonemal-like: MIPPNASLVKYDNPVLVSRNTDKKTPRARALKVSPGTSTATGPVPNPPGKQKPTSVDAKAAQQTDEILNSILPPREWTEGGQLWVQQVSSTPATRLDVVNLQEELDRRLQQRQARETGICPVRRELYSQCFDELIRQVTINCAERGLLLLRVRDEIRMTIAAYQTLYESSVAFGMRKALQAEQGKADMEKRITELENEKRDLERNVNELKGKCEQIEKRAQEQRQVEEKKHTEEMQFLKRTNQQLKTQLEGIIAPKK; encoded by the exons ATGATTCCACCAAACGCATCTTTAGTCAAGTATGACAACCCAGTCCTTGTCAGTAGGAACACAGACAAGAAGACACCACGG GCTAGAGCATTGAAGGTGAGTCCTGGTACCTCCACAGCAACAGGCCCTGTCCCAAACCCACCTGGCAAACAGAAGCCAACATCAGTAGATGCTAAAGCTGCACAACAAACAGATGAAATCCTAAACTCCATCTTACCACCAAG AGAATGGACAGAGGGTGGTCAATTGTGGGTCCAACAGGTGTCAAGTACTCCAGCAACACGTCTAGATGTTGTCAATCTACAGGAAGAACTTGACAGACGGTTGCAGCAGAGGCAAGCAAGAGAGACCGGTATCTGTCCCGTACGGAGAGAGCTATATTCACAATGTTTTG ATGAGCTGATCCGACAGGTGACCATCAACTGTGCGGAACGTGGCCTCCTCCTCCTCCGTGTACGAGATGAGATCCGGATGACGATAGCAGCCTACCAAACATTGTATGAAAGCAGTGTGGCTTTTGGTATGAGAAAAGCTCTCCAAGCAGAACAAGGAAAGGCTGACATGGAGAAAAGG ATTACAGAATTGGAAAATGAAAAGCGTGATCTTGAACGAAATGTGAATGAGTTGAAGGGCAAATGTGAACAGATTGAAAAGCGTGCTCAGGAACAGAGACAAGTAGAGGAGAAGAAACATACAGAGGAGATGCAGTTCCTCAAGAGAACCAATCAGCAACTCAAG